A stretch of Mobula birostris isolate sMobBir1 chromosome 2, sMobBir1.hap1, whole genome shotgun sequence DNA encodes these proteins:
- the LOC140208607 gene encoding delayed-rectifier potassium channel regulatory subunit KCNS1, with amino-acid sequence MVNETSRTWDPKFEDQAINVNVGGLKRKLSSSTLSKFPNTRLGQLLTCDSEESILRICDDYDVSKREYYFDRHPGLFPYVLNFYRTGKLHMMDELCVFSFSQEIEYWGINEFFLDSCCSNRYHERKTESRRKNWDEESDISSIDTSPDDISNFNRDLLRFEGMKYGNCRKQLWLTLENPGYSIPSRLFSFMSISVVLGSIATMCIHSMSKYQHFDEFGVEIDDPRLQVVEYFCIAWFSMEVCSRLLLTPNVKRFCFHPLNVIDIISVLPFYITLMVGLVFGQSMDLENLGKVIQILRLMRIFRVLKLARHSTGLRSLGATLKHSYREVGILLLYLGVGVCVFSGMAYTAEKDEDVGLGTIPACWWWGTVSMTTVGYGDVVPITVAGKLAASGCILGGILVVALPITIIFNKFSHFYRQQRALEEAVRGSRRVGTEVAADGEDAGEEAGQQDDSAPQDAAGAGDHKPTTK; translated from the exons ATGGTGAATGAGACATCTCGAACCTGGGACCCTAAGTTTGAGGATCAAGCTATTAATGTGAATGTTGGAGGGTTGAAGAGGAAACTGAGCTCCAGCACGCTCTCTAAGTTCCCTAATACCAGGCTTGGCCAGTTACTCACCTGCGACTCGGAGGAGTCCATCCTCCGCATCTGCGATGACTATGACGTCTCCAAGAGGGAGTACTACTTCGACAGGCACCCAGGGCTCTTCCCGTACGTCCTCAACTTCTACCGGACTGGGAAGCTGCACATGATGGATGAGCTCTGCGTCTTCTCGTTCTCGCAGGAGATCGAGTACTGGGGCATCAATGAGTTCTTCCTGGACTCCTGCTGCAGCAACCGATACCACGAGCGCAAGACAGAGAGCAGGCGCAAGAACTGGGACGAGGAGAGCGACATCAGCAGCATTGACACCTCCCCAGATGACATCTCCAACTTTAATCGGGACTTGCTGAGATTCGAAGGGATGAAGTATGGAAACTGCCGGAAGCAGCTCTGGTTGACGTTGGAGAACCCTGGATATTCCATCCCCAGTAGGCTCTTCAGCTTCATGTCCATCAGCGTTGTGCTGGGCTCCATCGCCACCATGTGCATTCACAGCATGTCCAAATACCAGCACTTTGATGAATTTGGGGTGGAGATCGATGACCCCAGGCTGCAGGTGGTGGAGTATTTCTGCATTGCCTGGTTCTCCATGGAGGTGTGTTCGCGGCTACTCCTGACCCCCAACGTCAAGAGGTTCTGCTTCCACCCGCTCAATGTCATTGATATCATCTCAGTGCTCCCATTCTATATCACCCTGATGGTGGGCCTGGTCTTCGGCCAGTCCATGGACTTGGAGAACCTGGGCAAAGTCATCCAAATCCTCCGACTGATGAGGATCTTCCGGGTGCTCAAATTAGCACGCCACTCTACGGGACTGCGATCGTTAGGGGCAACCTTAAAG CACAGTTACCGGGAAGTCGGGATCCTCCTCCTGTACCTGGGCGTGGGCGTGTGTGTCTTTTCCGGCATGGCGTACACGGCAGAGAAGGATGAGGATGTCGGACTGGGCACCATCCCAGCCTGCTGGTGGTGGGGCACCGTGAGCATGACCACGGTGGGCTACGGGGATGTGGTGCCCATCACGGTGGCGGGTAAGCTGGCCGCGTCGGGCTGCATCCTGGGAGGCATTCTGGTGGTGGCCCTCCCCATCACTATCATCTTCAACAAGTTCTCCCACTTCTACCGGCAGCAGAGGGCGCTGGAGGAGGCTGTGCGGGGCAGCCGCAGGGTGGGGACAGAGGTGGCCGCCGATGGGGAGGACGCCGGCGAGGAGGCGGGGCAGCAGGATGACAGTGCACCACAGGACGCCGCTGGAGCGGGGGACCACAAACCCACCACAAAGTAA